The DNA segment GCTGCCCACGACCCGGTGCCGCGGCATACCGGCCAGGCTGGAGGTCGAGAAGAACCGATTGCCCTTCGCGAAGCCGTAGTGATCCTCGGTCAGCGGCCGGAGCAACTTGGGCAGGGCCTCAGGGTCCATTTGGTCGTCCCCGGCCATCACCACCATGATCTCGGCTCCGAGCTCCATGGCGACCCGGTGCCCATGGACGATCGAAGCCCCGACGCCCTGGTTCTCGTCCAGGTGCTCCACCCGCACCCGGGCGTCGTCGACACCACGGGCGGCCGCAAGGGTCCCATCCGTGCTGCAGTCGTCCACGACGATCACGTGGTCCACGTAGTCGGGGACCCCCTGGATCGTCGTGGAGATCAGTCGTTCCTCGTTGTACGCGGGGACGACCACCGCCACCTGGCGCTCATCGAACACGGTTCATATCTAGCAGAGTCGGATCCCGGCCCGGCGTCACGGCTGTGTCGACGCGACGATGAGAGGCAGCGCTTCGGCGAGCGCCTCGTCCCACGGGCGCATGGTGGGCAGACCCTGTTCACCCCAGCGCGCGTGTCCCAGGGCGCTGTACGCGGGTCGCGGGGCCGGTCTCGGGAACCGGTCGGTGGTCGTGGGCAGGACCCGTGCCGGGTCCGCGCCGATCAAGTCGAAGATGCGCCGGGTGAGGCCGAACCAACTGGTCTGCCCGGCGTTCGTCGCGTGGTAGACGCCCGGCGCCGCGGCGGAGTCCCCCAGCGCGATGACCTGTGCGGCGAGGTCCCGGCTCCAGGTGGGCTGACCGATCTGGTCATCGACCACCGACACCGTCGGCTGGGTCCGCTCGAGGGCGAGCATCGACTTGACGAAGTTCTTCCCGGTCGCGCCGTAGAGCCACGCGGTCCGCACTACGTAGGAGTCCGGGTGGCGCAGGACCGCCTGCTCACCGTGCAGTTTGGTCAGCCCGTAGACCGACCTGGGGGACGGCTCGGCGTCCTCCGGGTAGGGGGCGTCGGCCCTGCCGTCGAAGACGTAGTCCGTCGACACCTGGATCACCCGGGCACGCGCAGCGGCAACGGCCACGTTCGCGGCGCCGAGCCCGTTGACGGCCTCCGCGGTCTGCGGATCGGTCTCAGCGGCGTCGACGGCGGTGTACGCCGCGCAGTTGACCACCACGGCCGGTTCCACAGAGTCGACAACGGCGCGCACGGAGCCCGGATCCGTGATGTCGATCTCCGGCAGGTCGACGCCCACTGCGCGGTGACCGAGCAGTGCCGTGAGGTCGGTACCGAGTTGGCCTCGTGCCCCGATGACCAGCCAGGTCACGAGGTCCCCTTCAGCGGTCGCCACCACTTCTCGTTGGTGCGGTACCAGTTGATGGTGTCTGCGAGTCCGGTGGCGAAGTCCACCTGCGGCTGGTAGCCCAGCTCCGTGCTGATCTTGTCGATGGCCACTGAGTAGCGCCGGTCGTGGCCCTTGCGATCGGCCACTGGCTGGACCATCTGCTCGCCGGCGCCCATGGCCTCCAGCAGGCGGTCGGTCAACTCCCGGTTCGTCAGTTCGGTGCCGCCACCGATGTTGTAGACCTCTCCGGCGCGCCCGCCGTCCAGGACCAACTGGATGCCGCGGCAGTGGTCGTCGACGTGCAGCCAGTCCCGGACGTTGAGCCCGTCGCCGTAGAGGGGCACCGGCCGGTCGTCCATGAGGTTGGTCACGAACAGCGGGATCACTTTCTCCGGAAACTGGTAAGGCCCGTAGTTGTTGGAGCACCTGGTGATGACCACGTCGAGGCCGAAGGTGCGGTGGTAGGCCCGGACCAACAGGTCGGAGCTGGCTTTGGAGGCCGAGTACGGCGAGTTCGGGAGCCAGCGCGAAGTCCTCGGACCAGGAGCCCTCGTCGATCGAGCCGTAGACCTCGTCGGTGGACACGTGGAGGAAGCGGGACACGCCCGCGTCCAGGGCGGCCTGCAGGAGTCGCTGGGTGCCGAGCACGTTGGTGAGCACGAAGTCCGACGCGCCGGTGATGGACCGGTCGACGTGCGACTCGGCGGCGAAGTGGACGACCGCATCATGTCCCGGCAGGAGTTCGGCCAGCATCGAACCGTCACAGATGTCGCCCTCGACGAAGGTGAACCGGGGGCTGTCCGACACCGGGTCGAGGTTGGCCCGCACGCCCGCATACGTGAGTTTGTCCAGGACGGTGATGTTGGTTGAGCTGTGGCCGGGGTAGGCGCCGGTGAGCATGCGGCGCACGAAGTTCGACCCGATGAAGCCCGCAGCTCCGGTCACGAGGAGGTTCACGTCAGCAGTATCCTTCGTCGGCGTCAGACACGGTCATCGAGGCGTTTGTCGCTGGACTGGTGCCGGAATCCGGGCACGGCGGTATGCATGCGGGCGGCGATGTCCTCGATCGTGACCGGCCGGGCGGGATCCGCCACGAGGCCCTCGACCCACCCGGCGAAGTCGAGCGCGGCGGCGGCGTCGGTGACCGAGTGGACCACGCCGAGCGCCGGCAGCCACGGTGCCCGCCGTTCCTCAGCGCCCACGAACTTCTCGGCCTGCTTCTCCCCGGAGGTGTCGCGCGGGGTGACCAGGACGGGGTACGCATCGGCTGAGACCTCGGCGCGGTGCAGTTCGGCCTCGTCGGTGAACAGCACCGGCTCCACACCCACTTCGGCGAGCACCCGGTGCAGCGCAGCGGCGAGCTCCGAGATGCCGGTGGCAGTTTCGTCCGGCACGACGATGCCTCCCGCGGGCGCCGTTGCGGCGATAGCGCACAACTGCCCCGCCTCCTGCGGGGAGACGAAGAAGCGCCAGGTGTCGGCGGGGACCGCCAAGGGCTGGCCCTGCCGCAGTCGGATGAGCCAGGACTCCAGTAACGACCCGGTCGAGAAGGCCACGTTCGCGAAGCGTGTGGTCGTCGCCGAGGGGTTGATGCCCAGCGCCCCCATCTCCATGAGCCGCTTGCTGGCACCCATGAAACTGGAGGGGTCCGCGGCCTTGTCGGTCGACACGACGAACACGTTCGCGGCCGGGTCGCGATCCTTCAGGGCGCGGGTGACGCGCAGCGTGCCGTTGACGTTCACGTGCAGCATGCGCAGCAGCGACACCGCGTCGCGCTCGGTCCGCACGTGCTTGGCCGCGGCGAACTGCAGGCAGGTGTCCACGGCCGGCACCGAATCCAGCAGCCTGTCGGACAAGGCGGTGGTGATGTCCACGAGCCGGGGCTCGACGCGGGTGCTCGTGGGCACGAGGTCTTCGGTCCGCAGGGTGCGGATCAGTTCGGCCAGCCGGTTCTCGTCCATGTCGACCAGGACGAGGGTGGCCGGCTGCAGGGACAGCAGCACCCGCAGGGTCGCGGTGGCGATGAACCCGCCGGCACCGGTGACCAGCACCGTCCGGCCGCTGATCCGTTCCTGCAGCGCCGGCCACTGCTGGACCAGCGCGTCCTGGAAGATGGACTGCTCGCGACCGGTGACGGCCGCGGCCATCCGGTCGACGTCGTCGATGGAGCGCTTCACTCCTCTAGCGTGGCCCATGGGGGGAGAACCCGCGTCAGCCGAGGTCACTTCGGCCTGCCGTGGCTACGCTCGGGATATCGGTGGACGGAGGACCATGGCGGCGCGCAGTGCGTTCATACTGGCCGGTGGGGTGGGGGCCCGGCTGCGGCCACAGACCTGGGTGCTGCCCAAACCCCTGCTGCCCCTGGGCCAGCAGACCATCCTCGAGCGGCTGCTCGAGGGCGTCACGCAGGCGGGGATCGAGCAGGTCACGATCAGTCTCGGCTACCTGGGCCACCTGGTGGAGGCGGTCATCGGTGACGGCCGCCGGTTCGGCCTGGCGATCGACTACACCCGCGAGCCGGAGCCACTGGGTACAGCGGGTGCGCTGAATCTGCTGGACGGGGTGGATGCGGAGCAGACCCTCCTGGTCCTCAACGGGGACACGCTGACGACCCTGGATCTGGCGGCCACGATGGCCGCGTTCGAAGCCGGGGATGCGCTCGCGGCGATGGTGTGTGTCGAGCGGGATGTGGTCATCGACTTCGGGGTGGTGGATGTCGACGAGACTGGCAGGCTGCGCGGGATCGCGGAGAAGCCGCAACTGCACCACACGGTGAGCACCGGGATCAACCTGCTGCGGGGCCGGGCGCTGGAACACCTTCCGCAGGGACGGGTGGACATGCCCGACTTCCTCCTCAGTCTCGTGGCCGCCGGCGAGCTGGTCGATTGCATGGTGACGGACGCCCTGTGGATGGACTTGGGGCGCCCGGAGGACCTGGTGCGCGCCAACGAGATGATCGGCGAAGGCGAGGTCCTGTGACGGTCGTGGTCGTGGGGGCACGGGGCTGGCTCGGCTCGGCGATCTGCCGGGAACTGCCCGATGCCATACCCGTGCTGGCCGCCGGTGAGCTTGCCGGAGTCCTGCGGCGTGCGGGCCCACGCCCGGTCATCGTCAATGCGGCGGGAGTGAGGACCGGCTCCCTGCCGGAGTTGCGAGACGGCAACGTCGAACTCGTGAATCATCTGCTCGAGACCGCTGGCTGGCTCGTGCAACTCGGGTCTGCGGCCGAGTACGGGCTGGGAGTCCGCAGTCCCGTGACGGAGACGACTGCTTGTGCCCCTACCGCCGACTACGGTCGCACCAAGTTGGAGGCGACGCAGCTCGCGCTCGCAAGCCGGAACGCGACCGTGCTGCGGCTGTTCAACGTCGCGGACAGCCCGCCACAGCCCGGTAGCCCGCTGGCTGACATCCGTGCCCGGGTGCTCGCGGGGGTCAACAACGGCGTCGACGTGGAGGTCCTGAGCGCGGGCACCGTCCGGGACTATGTGGGCCGGGATTTCGTCGCCCGGAGCGTGGCACACGCCGTTGACAGCCGGCCTGCGGGCCTGTTCAACCTCGCCAGTGGGCTGCCTGTGAGCGTGCTGGACCTGGCCACGGCGGCGGTGTCCGCTCTCGGCTCGACGGTTGGGGTGAGAGACCTCGCACAGTTCCCTGCGACGCAGATGTGGTGCCGGCCGGACGCCTGGGAGGCGGTCAGTGGAATGCGGGAGCGGCTGGGTGCCGCGGCTGTCGCACGGCTGCTGGTCGGCGGGCTGTAAGCGGCGGGGCTGTCCCGCACCGGGACCGTCGATGGACTCGATGTCACGCGACTAGAATGGCGGCGATGAAGGGGATCGTGCTGGCCGGGGGGACCGGGTCCCGCCTGTGGCCGATCACCCGCGGTGTGAGCAAACAGTTGCTCCCGGTCTATGACAAGCCCATGATCCACTACCCGATCAGCACGCTCATGGCCGCCGGCCTGCGGGACATCCTGATCATCACCACTGCCGAGGACCGGCCGAACTTCGTGCGACTGCTGGGCGACGGTGCTGAGCTGGGGATGCGTTTCGAGTACGCGGTGCAGCCCCGCCCCGAGGGTCTCGCCCAGGCCTTTCTGCTGGGGGAGGAGTTCCTGGCCGGTGACGGTGCGGCGCTGATCCTGGGCGACAACATCTTCCACGGCCCGGGCCTGGGGACCCGGCTACGGGAACTGCGCCACATCGACGGCGGGCACATCTTCGCCTACCAAGTGTCGAATCCGAGTGCCTACGGCGTGGTGGAGTTCGACGACGACGGGCGGGCCGTGCGCCTGGAGGAGAAGCCCACCAGACCGCGCAGCCGGTTCGCCGTCCCTGGCCTGTACTTCTACGGGCCGGACGTGGTGGAGGTGGCCAGGCAGGTGACCCCCAGCGCGCGCGGCGAACTGGAGATCACCTCGCTCAACGCCATCTACCTGCAGCAGGGCCGCCTTACAGTCACCGCGCTGGCGAGGGGCACTGCGTGGCTGGACACGGGGTCCTTCGACTCGTTGGCGGATGCGGGGCTTTACGTGCGCGTCCTGGAGGAGCGGCAGGGGACGAGGGTGGGGTGCCTGGAGGAGTACGCCTGGCGGAACGGCTGGATCGACGACGAGCAGTTGCGCGACCTGGCTGAGCCCCTGCTGAAGAGCGGCTACGGCGAGTACCTGAACGGGCTCGTGGACGACGTCCGGTGAACGCCCCCCTGGTCATCGCTGTGTGCCCGGTCCTCGAGCCGCCGCAGACCACTGCTGCGGGGTTGCGCGGCCTGCGCGAACAGGTGGAGGGCCTGGTGGTCGTCGACGACGGTTCCTCCGTGCCTGTGGCGTACGAGGGCATCGACGTCGTGCGCCTGCCCGAGAACCGGGGCATCGCCGCGGCCCTCAACCAGGGGGTCAGAGCCGCCGTCGCGGCAGGTGCCACGCATGTGCTGACGGTGGATCAGGATTCATCCTTCCCTGACGACTACGTGCAGCAGTTGCTCGCCTGCGAACGCAGTGCCCAACGACAGGGTCTTAGACCGGGCGCGGTGGGTGCCGTGGAATTCTCCGGTCTGCACCACTCTGGGCACTTCTCCGATGGCGTCATGGTCGTCCAGGAGTCGATCCAGTCCGGGACCCTGTTCGCCGCGACCGCGCTGGCGGAGGTCGGAGGTTTCGACGAGCGCCTCGTGATCGATGCCGTGGACACCGACGTCTGCCTGCGCCTGCAATGCGCCGGCTGGGACGTCTGCGTGGCCCCGGTGGGGTTCGAGCACGCCCTCGGGGACGGCCATTTCGTGCGCTTTCTCGGCCGCCGGGTGTGGTCCAGCCGGCACGCCCCGCTGCGGCGCTACTACATCACACGCAACGGGATCGTCGTGCTGCGCCGGCACGCCCGGCGACATCCCCGGTGGGCGTTGGTGTACCTGCGCCGGTTGCTCGTGGCCACCTGGCTCAGTGTCCGGGAGGGGGGCCCGGAGGTGCGCGCCGCAGTCCGGGAGGGACTCGCCGACGGGTGGCGCCGGCGGCTCGGCAAGCGGCCGGCGGTCACGCGGCGGACGCCGACGAGGCAGCCCTAGAGCTGCGCGACCCGCTGGGTTACCGCCCGGTTCACGGCGGCCAGCATCGACTCGACACGGAACTGCTCGGGGAGTCGCTCCTGCTCGGCGATGTCCCGAACCGAGTTGACCAGCGCCCGATCTGTCAGCCGGGCTACCAGGCCGGTGATATCGGAGGCGTCGTACACGAACCCGTTGTGGTTGTCGCGGATCAGCTCGGTCATCCCGCCGACATCGCGGGTCGCCACCGGCACCCCGCATTGCAGGGCTTCCATCGCGCTGACCGCGATCCCCTCGGTGTCCGAGGTGTTCAGGAGCAGGTCGCAGCCGGCGATGAAGGTGCGGGCGTCGTCCACGAAGCCTGTGATGTGCAGATTCGGAACCGGGGACTCGAAGTCCTGGAAGCCACTGCCGGCCAGCACAAAGTCGATCTCCGGTGACGAGGCGGCGATGTCGGCGACCAGGTCGGGGCGCTTCTCCGGCGAGTTGCGGCCCAGCCAGCCGACCCGCAGGCGTGGCCCGGTGGGCCTTCGCCCGAGCTCGGACTCGGCCTCGGGCGGGGCCACGTACATCACATCGACGTCAGTGCCGATCTCGAAGTAGTCGTCCAGCAGGCTCTTCAGATGCTGGCTCGCGGCGAGCACCGTGTCGATGTGCTCGCGGTTGTCCAGCAGTTCGGCCAGGTGCCCGATGTGGTTGAACTGGATGTCCACGACGGGCCCGAATCCTCTGGTCCACGTCCGGATCTGGGCGAGGTGCTCGTAGGCCCACGGTGAACCCATGTTGACGATCGCCGGTTCCGGCACGCGGTACAACAGGGACTCGACGATCGCGGCAAAGTCCTCCGGCGGCGCCAGCCCCGGCAGGTGGTAGACGTAGGGAGTGATGT comes from the Micrococcales bacterium genome and includes:
- the rfbA gene encoding glucose-1-phosphate thymidylyltransferase RfbA, coding for MKGIVLAGGTGSRLWPITRGVSKQLLPVYDKPMIHYPISTLMAAGLRDILIITTAEDRPNFVRLLGDGAELGMRFEYAVQPRPEGLAQAFLLGEEFLAGDGAALILGDNIFHGPGLGTRLRELRHIDGGHIFAYQVSNPSAYGVVEFDDDGRAVRLEEKPTRPRSRFAVPGLYFYGPDVVEVARQVTPSARGELEITSLNAIYLQQGRLTVTALARGTAWLDTGSFDSLADAGLYVRVLEERQGTRVGCLEEYAWRNGWIDDEQLRDLAEPLLKSGYGEYLNGLVDDVR
- a CDS encoding SDR family NAD(P)-dependent oxidoreductase, giving the protein MKRSIDDVDRMAAAVTGREQSIFQDALVQQWPALQERISGRTVLVTGAGGFIATATLRVLLSLQPATLVLVDMDENRLAELIRTLRTEDLVPTSTRVEPRLVDITTALSDRLLDSVPAVDTCLQFAAAKHVRTERDAVSLLRMLHVNVNGTLRVTRALKDRDPAANVFVVSTDKAADPSSFMGASKRLMEMGALGINPSATTTRFANVAFSTGSLLESWLIRLRQGQPLAVPADTWRFFVSPQEAGQLCAIAATAPAGGIVVPDETATGISELAAALHRVLAEVGVEPVLFTDEAELHRAEVSADAYPVLVTPRDTSGEKQAEKFVGAEERRAPWLPALGVVHSVTDAAAALDFAGWVEGLVADPARPVTIEDIAARMHTAVPGFRHQSSDKRLDDRV
- a CDS encoding NAD-dependent epimerase/dehydratase family protein; translation: MTVVVVGARGWLGSAICRELPDAIPVLAAGELAGVLRRAGPRPVIVNAAGVRTGSLPELRDGNVELVNHLLETAGWLVQLGSAAEYGLGVRSPVTETTACAPTADYGRTKLEATQLALASRNATVLRLFNVADSPPQPGSPLADIRARVLAGVNNGVDVEVLSAGTVRDYVGRDFVARSVAHAVDSRPAGLFNLASGLPVSVLDLATAAVSALGSTVGVRDLAQFPATQMWCRPDAWEAVSGMRERLGAAAVARLLVGGL
- the rfbD gene encoding dTDP-4-dehydrorhamnose reductase, yielding MTWLVIGARGQLGTDLTALLGHRAVGVDLPEIDITDPGSVRAVVDSVEPAVVVNCAAYTAVDAAETDPQTAEAVNGLGAANVAVAAARARVIQVSTDYVFDGRADAPYPEDAEPSPRSVYGLTKLHGEQAVLRHPDSYVVRTAWLYGATGKNFVKSMLALERTQPTVSVVDDQIGQPTWSRDLAAQVIALGDSAAAPGVYHATNAGQTSWFGLTRRIFDLIGADPARVLPTTTDRFPRPAPRPAYSALGHARWGEQGLPTMRPWDEALAEALPLIVASTQP
- a CDS encoding NTP transferase domain-containing protein; amino-acid sequence: MAARSAFILAGGVGARLRPQTWVLPKPLLPLGQQTILERLLEGVTQAGIEQVTISLGYLGHLVEAVIGDGRRFGLAIDYTREPEPLGTAGALNLLDGVDAEQTLLVLNGDTLTTLDLAATMAAFEAGDALAAMVCVERDVVIDFGVVDVDETGRLRGIAEKPQLHHTVSTGINLLRGRALEHLPQGRVDMPDFLLSLVAAGELVDCMVTDALWMDLGRPEDLVRANEMIGEGEVL
- a CDS encoding glycosyltransferase gives rise to the protein MNAPLVIAVCPVLEPPQTTAAGLRGLREQVEGLVVVDDGSSVPVAYEGIDVVRLPENRGIAAALNQGVRAAVAAGATHVLTVDQDSSFPDDYVQQLLACERSAQRQGLRPGAVGAVEFSGLHHSGHFSDGVMVVQESIQSGTLFAATALAEVGGFDERLVIDAVDTDVCLRLQCAGWDVCVAPVGFEHALGDGHFVRFLGRRVWSSRHAPLRRYYITRNGIVVLRRHARRHPRWALVYLRRLLVATWLSVREGGPEVRAAVREGLADGWRRRLGKRPAVTRRTPTRQP